The region CCCGTGGGAAACAGTTAATCTCTTAATGGAGAATATGTAAGTCAGCTTTTCCTTACAAGAAGTTTGTATGCAAAGTAAAGCGCTGTAGATAATAACAATTGGGCATATTAACCGAGTTACCAAAAATTAACCAATTGAAATCACAGGAAAAAATGTAAAGTTACTattacaaagaaataaatagaACATTTCCGTGTCTTCGACTTAAATGTGATCTGTGTTTTGCTGGAAACCACGTTCTTTTTTCCGAAGAGCATCACTGTGGGAATTACCCCATATTCAAATAACTTGGGCAGGTGGTGGGACATTTGGGTTGCTGAAAAATACTCCAGTTAGAATGAGAACATCCCCAACATTGCAGTAGGCCAACATCACATCACAGACAAAGAGAAAGGAGGAAAGAAggacaaaaatggacaaaagaGACATCGCAGCAGGGAGCCAGCCGCTCACGGCAGcgccataataaaaaaaatcggaCTCTCTAAATATAgctgtgtgtttgtttattgaACATATGTATGAACAAAAATATTCCATTAGGAAATGCAACATGTTCATGTGTCCTTGGAGTCTTTACCAAGTTAATTAAAAGTACCAACGATCAACTCAAGTGCCTCTGAGCAGGTATAGCTTGTAGTTTAAGATTACAAATAAATCTTTTTGTGACCCCAGTCCGAGGGCTTTCCTGACAAGCCCCAATACTTACCTTATGTGCAGGGTTTTGATGCAAAGTCTTGCTCATGACAGGCTAGTCAGTCAACCACACATCTGAATATGTTTGCCTACTCTACTAGTTTCACTAATGCTTTTGACTGGGACGTTTGTCACAGGCCTGCGTGTGGACATGCAACTTGTGCAGCATCAACGTCCCTGTGGCTTTGTAGATGTTGTAAATAACCACCGCAGTGTCTGTTATCTGATATGTTTTGCACATAGACTGGGACCGGTGTGTTTTCTGTGAACAAGTAAGTTTTGCTTTCTCATCAACAGGCTGTCTTCGGTGCAACACGACTATTTTAGGCTGGCGGACTGACGCATACTGCAAGCATTAAAGCTATTATATGTGCGGTAAGTACAAATACAAATGCTGATGTACATGTTTTGCGTCAACAATATGGGAAGTAGAAATGGCGCGATCATAGTTAAACCCAAGTGAAGCTGATTCACTTTTCTCTTACCTATCGGGATTGCCCTGCGTTGCATTTGGAACTCTGACATTTAGTTAAAATAAGaaacgtgtttttgttttttgtctgggGTACTTCTGAAGACCTGATGGCTACAAGTATGAGCTCATCCTGACCATGGCATCCATGGACACCCCCATCAGTGGACAATGACCTCATACCTGATACAAGCTCAGAACTGATCCGCAGTGCAAACGtctggtataaaaaaaaaaaaaataataataataatgaatggcAGTTGCCAAAACTCAGGGGAGTTGCGGATGTATCAGCACCATCTTTATGCAGTGGTGTATAGTGTCATCCTTGTGCCGGGGTTGCTCGGGAACATCCTGGCATTATGGGTGTTCAGGCTCTACATCCGAGAAACTAAAAAGGCGGTGGTGTTCATGATGAATCTGGCTGTGGCTGACCTGATGCAGGTAAAGTCCTTTTAATTGTTTCTCTATGTATGAGCCCACGTCTAaatcacagttaggagggtacgggttcgattccacctccggccctccctgtgaggagtttgcatgttctccccgtgcccgcgtgggttttctcaggcactccggtttcctcccacatccccaaaacatgattggtaggccgattgagcactccaaattgcccgtaggtgtgagtgtgaatgattgtttgtctctgtgtgccctgcaatcttAAAATTGCCTATAATCACCTGTGGAAATCTTCAAAAATGCTTATGCGCACCAGGATTTGTCATGCATAACAGAGCACATATTTCAAAACTTCATCAGTTCTCCCAAAAGTAGAACTACAAACAACAACACCTTTTTGAGCTTCACCTATCAATCGTCTACCCATTTTCTATCTCTTGCATATGAGACATGATCATTCTAATGTCTGCTACCTCTTTTGTCAGGTTTTTTCCCTGCCTCTGAGGATCTACTATTACCTAAACAACAACTGGCCATTTGGTCATACGCTCTGTATGATCTGTTTCTATCTGAAGTACGTCAACATGTACGCTTCCATCTACTTTCTGATGTGTGTGAGCGTGCGCCGCTGTGAACTCATTATGCGGCCGCTAAGGTACAACACCTCCAAGCAAAAGGTGGACCTGGTCGTATGCATCCTGGGGTGGCTCTTGGTTTGCCTGTGCTGTCTGCCCTTCCTTCTGCTGAGAAACCCTGATGATGGCCTTGTGACCTCAGGCACGGTGTGTTTCTCAGAGCTGCCCATGCATATGGTCAGCACCTCAGCAGCCTGGGTTATCTTGATCATGGCCGAACTTCTCGGTTTCATCATCCCTTTCACCGTGGTCCTCGCCTGCACCTGCCTGACTGCAGGGAGCCTTCGGATGAGGACTACCGAGACCATTCCTGACCGGGGTGAGAAGCGGAGAGCTTTGAGGATGGTGCTAAGCTGCACCATTGTCTTCTTAGTGTGCTTTGCGCCTTATCACATCACTATGCCTTTGGACTTCTTGGCAAAGGCCAACTCATTGAGCAGTTGCACCCTGAAGAACCTGATCCTGATATGTCACCCTGTCACACTTTGCTTGGCTAGCCTAAACTGCAGCCTGGATCCCATCATGTATTACTTCACAACAAAGGAATTCTGGAGGCGACTGAGCAAGCCAGATATACTAGAGCGAGGGATTTTAAGCAGGTGAATGTCCCAAGTGGAGGACTTGGTGTTAATGACTTTTTTCGAAGGACCAGTAACTGAAaccactaccgtttttttccgtgtatagtgcgcccccatgtataatacgcaccctaacaatggcatgctgatgctggaaaaaagcctgtacccatgtataataagcacccaatttttatgaaaatttttttttttctttttttttttttaagtcccaatgatcgtcacacacgcagggaggcaatgggtcccatttttatagtctttggtatggtcttaactaggctggatgtaattttttttgttggcgttgatttctccgactgcccctaaacgcaccaccgcgctccgtgcgcgcatgtgaaaagggcgtgcggacgtgaaaaaggcgactctgtatgggagagacgaagaggaataaaaacacccttggaaaccaaaacttgcccctcgtcgtgactcggagccgcaacaaatgtttcggatttgtgtagggtacattgtgacagacagcaaacgagcaggtgatcgagcaagcgtctgataccagagcattgcgtatgtcgtatggagcgtgtttgaagtgaacagcagagacgaaaggaacaaggcaaagtgttgtgaaataaaatatgaccgacctgtaatacgcattttgttatttgctgattgaaactgctaattaaactgtgaattgaaactaataggtggagaactgaactctcgctctttatatagctgacgtgtcttgcgcaaccgttctgcgcatctgtaatggcggcctccgtatgacgtccggtccgcgatggagattaaaaaacaaacaatatttgacaataacacaccatcaaggattgcaccatcgcatcaaacgatgtgtcatcaattatgaattttactaagtgtgttgggcaggatggctgaatgcgatgcgcgattgacaacaaacaagaagaaaggtgatttcaagtttgatttcgagggagatttgtcatgtctcgtccccagttttgctatgtgtctaggttgccatagtttctgttcgcatcgcccctctcttcctgtgtcacctcaatcgatgtaacgtgttttgtatttaagtcctgtctgcccctcgctcaccgtcggatcattgcatgtgttactgtcatgatgtctgtttgctttctgttcctgtctttggtaatgtcaccctgtctttttgttccacgactttgtcggtcagtcctgttgttggttttgttgtaccatgactttcttttaaaaaaaaaaaaaaataattaaaacaaacaaaaaaattaaaacatttttgtacccatgtataatgcgcaccccggattttaggacaataaattagttaaggtttgcgcactatacacggaaaaaaacggtaatcctcATGTTTGCACTTTGAGATGAAAATAGAGCTGTAAATGACAAACCAAGTGCGTATTATGACCCTTTTTTATGCATATTTTCCAACTCCATGCTGTATAAGCTTGACTGCTTACTCAATACAAGCATATCAAGTGATGTGTATTTGTTATATGAGGGATGGTGAGGCCTCAACAGATCAATACCTGATATCAGTGTGCATAATTATTAGgcgaaaaaaacatttaagtgactgaaAAGTCTGTAAAAGGTTTTTCAGAGGTATGCAGTATTCTTGAAATTGCAAAGATATTGGAGTGTGACCATAGAACCATCAAATGTTTCATTGCAAATAGTCAACCATGTTACAAGAAACGTGTTAAGGAAAAAAATGATGCAAATTAACTGCCAAAGAGTTAATAAGACTGAAATGTGAAGCTATCCAGGAACCCATTATTCTTCAGTGCTACCATATTCCTGAAATTCACGATACCTGGAGTGCTCAGAGGAACCAAGCGTTTAGTGCTCAGAGACAGGGCCAAGGTACGGAAGGCTGTCCACCACTGAACAAGACACACATGTTGAAATGTAAAGACTGGCTCAGGAAATATCAGAAGACAGACTTTTCAAAGATCTTACAATGAGACGAGAGTGACTCTTAATGGACCAGCTGAACACATGGCTGGATCAGTAACGGCCACAGAGCTCCACAAAATGTGGACTTGAAATgaacataaaataaacaaaaaagaatTCAAAATAACCAACTGCCAGTTTTTAGAAGACACTTTCTTCAAGCAGTggtacagtaaaaaatgtgcatGTTTCAAGAAGATTTTTATGCAAGAAAATAACAGTTTGTTGATTGTTGCGGCACAAAACGTTAATCGTCAACAGATCAAGAAGCTGACAGACTCCATGGATGGAAGTCTTAAATCTGTTATTAAAAATAGTGGCTAGACCGGTCActgttttattaatttttttaaatgttaatttGTAAATTTTGAGTTGTTTATTATTCTCACtttaataaatgaaaataagcaAGTGAGTTGggaatctttttatttttactttagtTGCGTAATAATTCCGCACATTAATAGTTGCCTAATAATTGGCACATTGACATTTTACCAAGAAAGCCAGAATCTCATTTTTCCTGTATGCATAATACATCTTAAAGTTAATTAACATTTTGGTTGACCGAGCAGTAGTTGTAGTtgttcaaaaacaaaattaatccTCAAAAGAACAATTCGCCCAATAATTCTGCACACAGTGTATAACTAATGATTGTTAAGAGGGCAATGAAATGGTTAGTcactttccaaaacgcttctttTATTTGGAAAATGATGACGAGAAAACACATGAAACGAAAGTTAAATTCAGCTTTAATCACCAAACAAAGTGAGATCTGTTAAATGGCTGTACACGTGGCTCAATAATCATATATTgtttgggggggaaagaaaaaataccAAATTCCAAATACCCTTCACGTTTGAGTGTCTTTCTGGACAGACATCATGTAAGATTGCCATTAGTAGTCGGGACCACTAGGGCGCTTATTTTTAAGCACATTTATATTTTCaagaaattcaaaataaatgtgatttttgaAAAACTGGACCATAACCAAGGATTTCTTTCCGTAATTTTACAACATAAATGAGTCTATAATTCAGATTATTACCAGAACAAAATATATGTTGTGACATTGGGGTCTTTAAAACACAAATGAGGTTAAACACACAGGTCATGTATGAACCTACACTGTTCTCAGGTACGTTATCATGAAATAAACATTCTACGACAGCAGTCCAGCAGAGACATCAGGGACGTGCCTCCTGGATTTGTGCTTCTATGTAAAGACACTGGAACATGTCCAAGGTAATGTGTGCTATCATACTACTACATGACAAAACCCACAATGGTATACTTTACATCTCATAAGTATACGAGTAGCTTTACAATTGTGTGCGACAGTAGGCTAATTAACACATACAGGTCTCCTGTAATACAGATGTTGAAATACAGAAGAATAACAACAAGGAGTTTGAAGGCAGCTACAGAAACTAAAAACAGGAAACAAATAGTTTGTAAATCCTCAGTGAACTGGAGGATGCAggtctgttgtttttttgtttttttttgcacaagacGGTGGGTTAATAGTTGAAATCTAAGACCATTAAAGGTTTAAGGGAATGTAGCAGAGGAGACTAAAACACATCACTGAGGGTTAAAGCAAAGAATGCAAACCGATTCTGGAGATGCACTTAAATACAACTGTTAACGTTTCAACTGAAGCCTGTTCCCTTTGTCACCTCCTCCCACCATCTCTCTGCCTCCGTCGCTCAGGTTATCACTATCACACTCGGACAACGCTCCCATCAAGCCTTGCAGATCCGAGTCTCAGTTACAAACCTGTTTTCAAAATGATGAAAGGTGAAGCACTCCTCTGCTGAGCGCTTCTGGATGCCTCCACCTGGAAGACATGACCAAGTTAATGCCTTTTTATTTCTCGTGTCACCTCCAGACGAAGACGTTTAGCCATGCTAACATACAGTAGATCTTCATTCACAGAGCTGGTACCCTACAGAACTTTGTTTCCCTAACAATTCGTACAAATTTCCGTATACATTACATTATTGTCAAAAATATTACCATGGGTGACGCTTAGATAGTTGTAAACAATTTAATCCACTCACAAGATATTCCAACTTCCTTGCTCCCAATTCTCCAAGTTTGctgctcatttttttttgtcttgatccTGCTTGCTAAAAGAATCTAACTGTGCTGTACACCTCCCACACTGTTTTTATTTCACCTtacacggtgtgtgtgtgcctatAGCCTCTTTCATGCCGcatggcaaaaaaatgaaagccgTTTGCCCCAAGAGAGAACACCTCGTCACGTTTAGGATGCTGCTTATGACCGTTGGATATTATTTCATACAACTCCTCAATAATGGACAATACTATTATGACTCTTctacaatcaaaaaaaaaaaaaagattacgttCAGACCTGGGAGGCTGGCACGACGCTCCATTTTGTAGGTTTCTTTGCCAGCGCACAGTCTGCGGATGTAGGAGCCCAGAGGCTTGATGTCCTCAATGCGCTCGGTCACCACTAGGTCCTCTTGCACCAGGTAGCTACGGTACGAGCCGGACTGGGACAGAAATCACAGGAATTTGGCTTAATTGCATCCCACACGATTTAATCAACAGCATTACAccacttttcttttaaataaaactACAAATGCCCTAACAGTAACTGAAGGCAAACAAAATGGCACTACGAGAGGATAAGATTATtaaattagaattttttttaagtttcagATATAACTTTGAATTGAACAAATCTATTTTTGGTACCGTTTGAAATGTGCAATACATGTTACAAATAATGCACAATATGTAGCCTACTAGAGAAGAACTATTAATCAGAGAAATGATACTTAAGATATTTTTATTCTtatgtgtaaaaaaataaacaaaaaacaataattcaataacattaaaaaaaaatacacacatgatttgacttttttgactatACTACACAATTATTATTCTAAATCCCTGGATTAGCccaggattttctttttattattgtggGGCAGTCAATGGAGTTTACTACCATTTTTTGTTTCCCATCAAACTCACCATCAGCTGTGAGAAGAGGTCAATGAGATCTTGAGGAGGCAGCACCACCGAAGTGTTTAGGGGAATCACGAAGCAAGTCTTCAGAGTCAAGTCCAGATATGCTGTAAGCTTCTGCTCGCACAAAAGCACAGGCATGTATCAGATGGATATCGAAATCCAGCTCAGGCACCTTCCCTGCATGACTTGTATCCCTCGCTCACCCTGTTGAAGTCATGGAGGATGTAAGCGGGGTCTCCGGGCCTGAAACTGGGAGGTGGGACGCTGATGACAGCCATGCTGTCAGTAATCTCCACTTCTTCCTCCACCCGGGGGAGATAGTAAGGCTGCCTCTCTGCATCGCCAACCGTTGACATGTCGCTGAACTGCATGGCGCCATGATACAGCCTCTAAACGACACAGGCAAGAGCAAACTTCATCTCTAAAGGGAAAAAATGGCCTGCAGCAggattttgacttgacttttaagCCCACATTATCCAAGTGGAAGAGCAGCAGGGAATTGTTTTGCTGCACATTAAAAACATGATTGCAAAAACCCACTTCTGTGACGAGCACAGAAGCAGGACAGGTTTCCCGTTTGGCTAGGTTGTACGAGCATTACCCGGCTGTACATGTTTACGTATGTTTATAGCGTTTTCACACAAAATGCTTTGCAGAACATACGACAGAAAATAATAGGCAGTTTGAGTTTTGTccacacttaccgtttttttccgtgtatagtgcgcaaaattttactaatttattgtcctaaaatccggggtgcgcattatacatgggtacaaaaaaaaaaaaaaaaaaaaattttttttttttttaattatttttttttttttttttttaagtcccaatgatcgtcacacacgcagggaggcaatgggtcccatttttatagtctttggtatggtcttaactaggctggatgtaattttttttgttggcgttgatttctccgactgcccgtaaacgcaccaccgcgcttcgtgcgcgcacgggacagcaaacgagcaggtgatcgagcaagcgtctgatacgagagcattgcggtcgcatggagcgtgtttgaagtgaacagcagaaaagaaaggcaaagtgttgtgaaataaaatgcacagaacggatgcgcaagacacgtcagctatataaagagcgagagttgttttcttcctattagtttcaattcacagtttaattagcagtttcaatcagcaaatagcaaaatgcgtattacaggtaatattttatttcacaacactttgccttgttcctttcgtctctgctgttcatcctaaaacacaaaggcgctctttaagcaatgcgacagtgagcgcccggcgcgctgcggttgcgcgaccgcaccaattaagctccctgcgcagtgcgcactgaggtccacttaaattttagaaagtacatcaggactttaaaaagatcttctaaatttcagcgacggctctgtcacaataatcggccagcccggtgcagttgggcggtcggcggcgcgctacggttgagcgttctctcgcacgctctctctctcgctctctctcgctctcgcacacacgcaaaccggatatcatacggaggccgccattacagatgcgcagaacggatgagcaagacacgtcagctatataaagagcgagagttcagttctctacctaaatccgtattacaggtaatattttatttcacaacactttgccttgttcctttcttctctgctgttcacttcaaacacgctccatgcgcacggagcgcggtggtgcgtttacgggcagtcggagaaatcaacgccaacaaaaaaaattacatccagcctagttaagactataccaaagactataaaaatgggacccattgcctccctgcgtgtgtgacgatcattgggacttaaaaaaaaaaaaaaaaaaattaaaaatttttttaaaaaaaaatcataaaaattcggtgcgtattatacatgggtacaagcttttttccagcatcagcatgccatttttaggggtgcgtactatacatgggggcgcactatacacggaaaaaaacggtaaatcactttgatcatctttttttttccatgctgcACAGATTTGAGCATCTGCACAGATTTGAGCATCAAGTTAAATCCTTTTATAAGTAATAACTGGAACAATATATAAAGCCCAGAAATAGTTAATTAACATTAAATACAGACTGTGGAAAGACATAAAACTGTAAATAAGGTAACAACACAGAAGTAATATTGTCTTTAAGGCTTAAATAATACTGACTGAAGACCATGAATGGGAAATATTCATTAATTTGAAACGTCATACTATATCATAAGTATACAGGCCCACTGGTGGTTTAGGCAGGCTCGCTCCATCGTTGCACCAACCAAAAAGGctcgtaaataaataaaactttatTTTTGAGATTTCACGATTTTAATCTAGAAAATTTACTACTTTAGTCTCAAATatgtaaaacttttttttagtaaaattgtCTCTTAACTGCCTTCATAATAAGCAACCAGGGGGAGCCAAAACACAATTAACTGAGCAAAGGCTTTTTATGCAAGTCTGTTTCTTATCCTTTAATGAGCCAAGGCACACAATTTACATTGGCAAATAACGGTAcactaaacaaaaacaacaataaaaataaatccactgaaataataaacaggtggatgcaTGCCCAACCGTACCTCCCGCCATCGAGTGAGAAAGAATTTAAGTGTAGATTatgaagatagatagatagatagatagatagatagatagatagatagatagatagatagatagatagatagatagatagatagatagatagatagatagatagatagatagatagatagatttacCTTGGGAGTGAAATAGCGATAGAGGCATGCACCCCCGACGATGAGTCCACTGAGGATGAAGGCAATGCCCAGCAGAGTGACCAAACAACGACCTGTGGAGCCAGCGATGCCCACCGGAGCAGTAGCGAGCTCGGGGtcctacacacacgcacacgcacacacgcgcgcgcacacacacacacgcacacgtatgcacacgcacacacacgcacacacaaaaacgtgcacacgtacgcacacgcacgcacgcacacgcacgcacacacacacacacacgcgcgcgcgcgcgcacacacacacacacacacacacacaaacggaaAAGATGCATGTAGGTTATTCATCGTACACGCACACGTCAATCAGAAAACACTGCCCTCTATTCGTCATAGAATTCGGCGTCATCTTCACGGAACGGgtgcaaatgtgtttgcaaccAACTACTGTTTGCACAGGGTGGAAATGCAACGGAGCAAGTACGTACAGGCCTGCTAACAGTTACTTCTACGCACATACTGTCGCTCACCTTCACAACAGGCTCCTTGACGAGAGCTTTCTGCGCCAGAGCCGGGTTGAAAGCGATCTTCACCATCGCGCCACAAACACGTTGTATTCCAAAAAGAAGAAGTAAATATGCGTTGCGATCGGTGTTGGACTGTTGGGTTGGAGTGTTAATTCTCGCAAGCTCTGTTCTGTGACGCACTTTGCAGCCTCAGCCTAATATGCAGCACTTCCGGTGGCCGTGGGAGGCTCGCTGGGATTAAAAATGGCAGCTTCTGGTTCTCTTTCATTTCACAATGAATAATGAACGTACATACGAGCACTCTGCTGCTAATTAGAACAATATTCGTCATACTGATAGCTGAACAACAAAGTGTTACCAGTCGCCACGCCCGTTGCGTTTTATGTATATTAATATgatattttatgtttttgttgtatttggCGCCTCCTCGTGGTTTCCAGTGAAAACGTTTAACCCACAAAATGACAACAATGTACAAGACACTCGCAGTGTTTCACAATTGACATAAGACGCAGATTCTTCATTAGAAGACTCGCGCGTCGAAAGGAATAATAACAGAAAACAGCAGAAAGCTTGTCTGCAATGCATGTGAAGCTCCTGGATGTTTACGTGAATGTCATTGAGCAAAATATTTCTTTCAATCAATTTGTTCAACCAAGTTGTGTTTATCACTTAACCGAAACTTCAAACAGTTACTCTGCTGTGAGCCAAAGTCATGTCATTTGCGTCGATGATCATCAGTTAATAATTAAATGTGTCTATGTAGATCACAGGTGTGAAACTCAAGGCTCGGAGGCCAGATAcggccgccacatcattttatgtggcctgcgaagacaaattgtgcatcaaattcgtgtcattactagaattgcaaatcgtcttcacttttaataatatcttcttttttatatatatatttgaccagtttttactcatctgatttgaaaacgagttatttgtcagtttgttttgtagcttttactgtatataatatgaggttctcttacatttatttggattgacagttataatggccctccgaaagaagctatgactacaatgcggcccgccaaaaaaatgagtttgacactcctacaatgtagagagagggagagggacaCAATGCCCCCTGTTTGCAAACACTTATGTGTACATATTTTGGAGTTTTTCTTTCGTGGTTAATGTTGTGGAAATACCTGTGTATGTTAAAACCATTAAAACCagttaaaatgatttattttgtattgtattggTGAAAAAGCTGTTTGCTTAATGTGAAatatgtaagaaaaaaaatgtcaatgcataaatgtaaaatattctACTCAGCTACACTATAAATAATTTCCAATTTCATTCTAAATTCTTTTTCAAcaataaaatagcagaaaggatGCCAGTATTTTATTCTCATTTTATAATGCACCCAGGATATCAGTATATTATGGAAAGATACGTAACAGTGGGTGGTGTGGGAATTCTACATGGCCTCTACTGTTATTTATCTTAACAGTAACCTACTGTATTCGGGATTGCAATATGTGCCAGTAGAATAACTGTCAATCTGCTATTAAAAATTaggattaataataataatgatgatgatgagataTATATGACGCCCACTTTTCTTTAACACCCTCAAAGTGTCCACAAAGAATACATCCGGCCACCATCAAACATTCACATCCAGCCGTAGTAAAACCATTTGAATTGTACTGGAGGGAAGATGGGTGAAGAGGACACAATGACATGACTCGGCAGAGTAGATCCGAATTTTCAGTTACTGGACAATCTGCTGTCTGGTGACTAGGCCACGATGTTCTTGAAAATGGGTGCACAAAGTATTAATTATTataacattaaataaataaaaaacatgataATCGCATTGACAATTTTCTGCTTCATTTGTTCTACTGCCAGTCTGCATTAATTTCTAcgcataaataaaatgtatgataAAAGTATCAAGATGCTGATAAAACAAAAacttatcaaattgatttttctgCCTCATTGTGTCTTTCCTTTTCATAAAAGAGGATAGTTGCTCGACTGTGATTGGATGTTATGTCCCCCTATCTGAGCATGCACTTTCACTTTTAATCCCACTAGTTCTTGTTACAGccactaaaaaaacaaaacaaacaaacattcacacaaATATTCTTCTTatatagaataaaatataaaactgaAATTCATACTGTAAATACACATACATCCATTTAGGGGGTGACACAGTATCCATACATTGTGTTGTTTATTACTTTCTACAACTACGATTTATCCATTCTGTTTAACTAAAGAAGCAATGTACGGaacagcaacaaacaaaaaaagagttaATTGTGCACTTTAATGAATTTAAACAACTACTTCGTGAGCATAATACTCCCTATTCAT is a window of Syngnathus typhle isolate RoL2023-S1 ecotype Sweden linkage group LG1, RoL_Styp_1.0, whole genome shotgun sequence DNA encoding:
- the gpr174 gene encoding probable G-protein coupled receptor 174 isoform X2 — its product is MMNLAVADLMQVFSLPLRIYYYLNNNWPFGHTLCMICFYLKYVNMYASIYFLMCVSVRRCELIMRPLRYNTSKQKVDLVVCILGWLLVCLCCLPFLLLRNPDDGLVTSGTVCFSELPMHMVSTSAAWVILIMAELLGFIIPFTVVLACTCLTAGSLRMRTTETIPDRGEKRRALRMVLSCTIVFLVCFAPYHITMPLDFLAKANSLSSCTLKNLILICHPVTLCLASLNCSLDPIMYYFTTKEFWRRLSKPDILERGILSR
- the LOC133150973 gene encoding integral membrane protein 2A-like; translation: MVKIAFNPALAQKALVKEPVVKDPELATAPVGIAGSTGRCLVTLLGIAFILSGLIVGGACLYRYFTPKRLYHGAMQFSDMSTVGDAERQPYYLPRVEEEVEITDSMAVISVPPPSFRPGDPAYILHDFNRKLTAYLDLTLKTCFVIPLNTSVVLPPQDLIDLFSQLMSGSYRSYLVQEDLVVTERIEDIKPLGSYIRRLCAGKETYKMERRASLPGGGIQKRSAEECFTFHHFENRFVTETRICKA
- the gpr174 gene encoding probable G-protein coupled receptor 174 isoform X1 — encoded protein: MNGSCQNSGELRMYQHHLYAVVYSVILVPGLLGNILALWVFRLYIRETKKAVVFMMNLAVADLMQVFSLPLRIYYYLNNNWPFGHTLCMICFYLKYVNMYASIYFLMCVSVRRCELIMRPLRYNTSKQKVDLVVCILGWLLVCLCCLPFLLLRNPDDGLVTSGTVCFSELPMHMVSTSAAWVILIMAELLGFIIPFTVVLACTCLTAGSLRMRTTETIPDRGEKRRALRMVLSCTIVFLVCFAPYHITMPLDFLAKANSLSSCTLKNLILICHPVTLCLASLNCSLDPIMYYFTTKEFWRRLSKPDILERGILSR